The nucleotide sequence CCACACAGAGGTTGATAGTATGTCTGGAGGAATCGCTCTATATCCACAACATCAGGGATATGAAAGTACTGCATACGATTCGGGAGACTCCTCCCAATCCATCAGGTGCGCAGATTTCTCAGACatacttttgcttttttttgttgcacaGTTCTTTCACAACAGGATGTTGATAGATTTTACAGTTCTCCTTTCACAACAGCATGGCAAAAGACTAATTTTGATACCAACATTTTGGGAACTGAAACTAGATGAGTCTCTGTGATGTGCGTGAGGATGTTGAGGCCCATGGTTCATACTGGGTCCAGTGATGGTTTTGGTGAcggtttttctttttaaaacacttGCTCTGATCTTGTATTTAGGATTATGTGCACTTTCTATCAGCAATGATAACTGCTACCTGGCATATCCTGGGAGTGCAACAATAGGTGAAGTGCAGGTCTTTGACACTGTAAATCTGGTAGGTTTCAATCTgtcaaatcaaaataaaaaaatttaacatgGCTCCAGCATGCTGGACAAATAAAACGTTAATGTTTATTTCTTCCTGTTCCAGAGGGCCGCTAACATGATCCCCGCTCACGACAGCCCGTTAGCAGCTCTGGCTTTTGATGCGAGTGGAACGAAACTCGCCACAGCTTCCGAGAAGGTTTGAGCTTTATTCCACGTTTAACGAAATTCGTCAGCCCTTTAATTCTCGTAATCGTCCTCACCGCTATGGAATGTTTTCCAGGGAACGGTCATTCGCGTGTTCTCCATTCCAGAGGGTCAGAAGCTGTTTGAGTTCAGAAGGGGAGTGAAGAGGTAACACAGCCTGATTTAGACAGCTCTAGCTTGCGGTGTATAAAAGTGTAAGAATCAATCATTGCAGATGGAGGTGATAAaaacatgaactttttttttttttttttttttagatgtgtgAGTATCTGCTCGCTGGCTTTCAGCATGGAAGGACTTTATCTGTCTGCCTCTAGCAACACAGAGACGGTTCATATCTTTAAGCTGGAGACGCAGAGAGAGAAGTAGGTGTCTCTCTTTAATCCCTCGCTGTCTTGCATCAGCTTTAAACGTTGTGAAATCTTCACTGTGAtgtaatctttttttattttttatttttgcaagacgaaaccaatttttttttctctgattgATTCATTTCCCCCACACCAGGCCACAGGAGGAACCCACGACTTGGACAGGCTACTTCGGGAAAGTCCTGATGGCCTCCACTACGTATCTGCCTGCGCAGGTGTCCGAGATGTTCACGCAAGGCCGTGCCTTTGCTACAGTCAGACTGCCATTTTCGGGACACAAGAACATCTGCGCTCTGGCCATGTGAGAATCAGTTCTCTCTATATTTTTCTCTTCCTGTTCTGTGTCTCATGTGGGAATGATGCAGTGCTCATATGTGCATGAATATATCATTTTGCTTCTATTATTCTTTCTTCAGAATCCAGAAGATTCCACGTCTTCTGGTGGCGGCGGCGGACGGCTACCTTTATCTGTATAACTTGGACCCACAGGAGGGAGGAGAATGCACACTGATGAAGCAGCACAAGTAACGCTCTCTCTTATCAAgcttcctatatatatatatatatatatatctatatatatgtgtgtatatatatatatatatatatatatatatatgtatatatgtatatatgtatgtatgtatgtatgtgtatatatatatatatatatatatatatatatgtatacatacacacacacactatactgccaaaagttttgggacatctgcctttacatgcacgtgaatgtaatatggagttgtcccgccctttacagcttcaactcttctgggaagtctttccacaaggtttaggagcgtgtttaatgggaatttttaaccattcctctagaagcacagttgtgaggtcaggcactgatcttggacgagaaggtctggctcacagtctccgctctaattcatcccagtggtgttctatcaggttgaggtcaggactctgtgaagttcctccacaccaaactcactcgtccatgtctttatggaccttgctttgtgcactggtgtgcggtcatgtttggaacaggaaggggtcatccccaaactgttcacacaaagttgggagcatgaaattgtccaaaatgtcttggtatgctgaagcattaagagttcctttcactggaactaagcgcctgagcccaacccctgaattcaaagttttgtcccaaaacttttggcaatatagtgtatgtgatagatagatatagtgTAGTTCCTCAGGTACAGGGTACAGAGAGAACACCTTTCTATGTTTATATACAATTAGGATTGGTTTATTGGTCATGCTTTTATGCatttgatgatgtcacacatCTTTTAGACATCGTTTATTCAAATTATTTACACAGCCAGAGTCAGTTGTGGTATAGTGATGTGTCATACCAGCTAAAAACGTATCCTGAGGTGTGTTTAttcctctttcttctcctcaCATCAGATTGGCAGCTAATgcaaattcatatttatttaagaattaaGCATCATACTCCCCACCCCCCACGTACATCACTGTAGTTCAGTTTACTATAAATGATGAGGTGAAGAATGAATATTTTTGGTtctcagtgttgttattgtagcaGAGGATCTGAACTGTGGTGTTTACAGGTTAGATGGAAGCGCTGAGCCTGCAAATGAAATTCTGGAGCAGACATCCCATGAGCGTCCACTAGTGGCCCAGACCTACAGCACTGCCATCGCCAAAGGTGAGACCCCTACATCGTGAGCCGCTGGTCCTCACGTGAATCCGTGTGTAACACGTGCGCGACTGTGTCCCTCCAGGTTACCCTGAAGACCAGGGAGCAGTGGGCGGAGCTGGAGTGGAGGACGACGTGAACGCCCTGCACCTGGATGAAGAAAACGAGCAGCCTCCGCTGATCCTGGAGACAGACTGAGATCTCCAAGCCCATCACATCCCTGGCGTCCCTGTCCACGCGGCAGGAAACAAATCATGGAGTTACATTTCAGAGGGGGcgcttttcctcctcctctggcGCTGCTAAGAGTAAGGGGTTAAGAAGAGAGAGGGCATTTTTCTAAGCAAGCGTAGCTGTAGCCTTCTTGTCTGTTCTCTATAGATGTTTCACTGTCCCGTCTCCCCCCCGTTCGTGGCTTTTTAAACCTGGTGAATTTTGACGCCCAGACTACATTTCCTAATAATACTAAAAGCAAGACGTCCGAGCGACAGCCATCACGTCTAGTAGCTTTGCATGTACATGTGCCAAGTGCAAGAAAACATTTGCTCTTATGTTCATGGTTCTGATGTGTTCAGTGGACGTTCTCCTCTCGAGCCTTGACATATGCTTTAAAGCGTGAGTGCACACGTGCGTGTGCGTTTCTTTTCTTAAGCAGAAGATAGCTAACTTAATATGCCTGCCACAACATTACTGtgcaatgttgttgttgttgttgttgttttcttttttcctcattGTGTCAGAAATGTGGGGCGTCTCTCTCACGTGttggctgttttttgttttgttttgtgccGAAATCTGAATATAGTAACGTTTCTATGATGCCTTCATGTTACTTTGCCAGCTTAACGATTATCAAGATGACACTGACAGTGTAAAAAGTATTCGTCACTTCATCTGATCAGCAGGATCATCTGTAGTTTTGGACAAAGCAGCACCTTGTTTATTTCCTAGACCAATCTCCCCACTACTTTATGGACCATTTGGTTATCCACCAGTTGCACGGATGAAGGTTACCGTCGGGGTGGGGAAGGGGGGGATGTCGCCCCTTCCTCTgttcctcttttctttcccttcttaccctgatatatatatatcgcaGAATTTTATGCGCCACTAAGACTTTATAAAGCATCAGCCATATCATTTGGAGTGGAAATGATGTGTTCGTTCGGGTAGATGTTGGTGTGCAAACACTGCCCTGtgatgtttatgtaataaactgCCAGGCTTGTCTGGTTTTCAGTTTAATGACTGGATTGTGTGAATATCTATCTAGTCTGCGTATCGTTTCAATATCCTCTGTCGAGGGGGGGGGGAATCGCTCCTTTCTACACAGAGCTGCAGGTTCGTAAGGGCGGACTGACCCGCTGTAAGACAGATGTGGGAAAAGCTGCAGCCTGGATGGTGCGAGTCTGCCTGTGGTATGTTCCCATGGACATCCCAGAGGACCAGATCCACACAAGTGCAGCCCCAGAGTCACATGATCCGAGGATGGAGACTGAGGTCAATGAGTTTCCCGAGAATTCTCAAGTTCTCTCTTGAGAAGTAAATAAACGCTCATGAATGTGATTAGAAATATAGAGGATTTCATATTTTAGTGTGTTCAGGAAGcacaaaatgaatttaaaataatacacactggGTTTCAATATTTGCAACAAGGTTGAGTTCTCATTCACACTAATCTTTCACGTCTATGCATGAGTATCTCCAGCGTGGTCTAACGTGATCGCTGATTAACTCGCGTCACCCGGTGAGATCAGAACACCATAGGCcactcttttcttttcatttcttttctttttaaatgatttttctcTTTGTATAAAATGTGAGTTGTTCCATACAAAgactaaataaaatatctggattaaaaaaaaaaaaatagttttgttttttagaggtggtttgttttttttatatacaacaaaaaaagagatcTTAATCCCAATTccagaatatttttattaaaagtttGAATTTTTTAAGACAGTAATCAGTAAGTGAGCAGTACCAAGAGTCATAAACTGTATCAGTGGTTTGGAAGTGCACTGCAGCATCGCAGCGGCTTGGGTCATCTGCTTTCAGAAGAATAAATGCTTGCCATACTATCACATAATTGATGATTATCCATgatatgatttttatttatttatttatttaagttcaaACCAGCACTCATGATCCAGTTTTTCTTCAGGACGCCATGAAGTCCACTTTTAGACAATCTTCAGATCTTTCATGGCAGATGAGAGGGTCTGTGTCAAGAAAGCGGTGTTTTAGTGATCATGGTTTGTACACTGTGTGGTATTAATGTTGATATTTGTTCATTAATCATAAACAGCAGGAAGAAGATGATGAGTTTCACCTTGACATCCCAAATAGtcattcctccatccatcccagTGGTGCAGAATTTGGAGCACTGCCCTTTCCCTCCATCAAGCACTGAGATTTGACTGCGACAGAGACAGACATGGGTCATGTAAACGATACTCATGGGCAGGAAGAGAGAGCTCTGTGTGATAAATATCCAGATATTTCAGCATGTAGCAGACTGCGAATCAGGGCTAGAAGCGAAACGAGTCCTTGAAGGAAAAATCCACAACATCTTGAACATCTTGCATATTTAATCTTTAGGATGAACAATATGATCTTCACCATTCAAGACTGAGTCCAGCTCTATCACAGAAAATAACCTGTGTCTCAGTGGTAGATTTCAGAGAAAAAAtcctggggggaaaaaagtttaCTCTAATGTTTATCATTATGTGACAAACATGCAACTAATCAAATAATTctttaaatagaattaaataataataataggattacccagggttttttaaaaaaagaattaaatagaatttaaataaaattaattttaaaaaaaaatcccatgcaTCCTTGCATTTTCTGAAAATCAAGCAATTTTTgccaaaaaagcacaaaaacgttttaaaattttataaaagaaaatgcacaaaaaattattttaggCTGCAATGATCACAAAAAATCTCCACAAAATCCTAAAGGGCCTGATGCATtgcattctgtttttttttttttctccaatgtTTACATCCTCCAGACGTCTGTGTTAAAATGGTGAATGAGACAAGAATATCTTCCAGATTTTATTAGCTAACATTAAAACCTGATGAtcagaaataattaaaatattttctcttATTATATGGCATTATAGCATTGCTAGAAATGCACACCTCACCACCATAACCACAAATATATCAATATGAATATAACTATAATATAATGTTACCTTTTGGATTTTCCTTTAAACACGGCTCTCAAAAGCTCCATGATCTCTGTCTAACTGACGAAGATCATTTATGctgaatataaatgtaaaaccaACCTGATGCTGTTTTTGTGCAGGGACTCCAGCACGGCCTCCTTGGTGTCTGACGTGGCTTTCTTGTCCAGGTTCTGGAAACGCTCCCTGGCAGTCATACCTTTCTGAGCACTTTGCTTGGGAACGTCGAGTTTTCCACCGAAAGTCACAGCTCCTTTCGCAGCATCGTAGACAAACAGCGCAGGGTAACAGTCATGGCCCTGAAACACATTTCACAAACAAATCAAGCACTCACAGTTTTACGGGTCTCCCGTAACGATGAgctgtgtgtggggtgggggggcgATACTTACTGCTGCCACTAAGCTGTTCTCAGTGATGAAGGTCACGCAAAGCAGGGGAAGTGTCTCTGAGCTCAGACTGGCGATTCTGCCAcagcaggaaagagagagagtttagtGAAAGGAGCATTCACATaagaaattcagaaaaaaaagcattgacATAAGATCAGGCTTAAaattatgatcactgacaggtgaagtgaataagactgatgatctcctcatcatggcgcctgttagtgggtgggatatattaggcagcacgtgaacattttgtcctcaaagttgatgttagaagcaggaaaaatggacaagtgtaaggatttgagcgagtttgacgaagggccaaattgtgatggctagaccactggatcagagaatctccaaacctgcagctcttgtggggtgttcctggtctgcagtggtcagtatctgtcaaaagtatcctttaaatcctgtaagtatcctttaagtcctgtaagtatcctttaagtcctgtaagttgcaaggtggggcctcaacttacaggatttaaaggatctactgctaacaacttggtgccagattcaacagcacaccttcagggatctagtggagtccatgcctcgacgaatcagggctgttttggcagcaaaagcgggaccaacacaatattagacaggtggtcataatgttatgccgggTCGGTGTAACTAACATAAGCCACTTTTAAACCATTTCACCTTTTCTGTAATTAGTCTCTAGATTATTTATCATTTCAGGTGCTGTTATTGTTATAAATCTTTCGGTATATCTTTCACTGGCTTAAAAGTGAGTCCCACTCctaccttttctttttctgttagtTCATGTTCCAGCCCACTATTCTCTCGAGTTTTGTGGGCATAATTACATGTAAATGTCTTCCTAAAGAGACGAAGAGTGTGAACGCTATTTACAGATTAGAGCTGGGTTCTATCATATGTTTAGAAAAGTAGTGAGCAGTAAATTAGGTCACACTCATTATATACTCATGTATTCTGGTGCTGAAAATATATCCAGCACAACTCACACAGCAGTCTTGCCTCCTTCAGCCACAGCCACCGTGCTATCGTGACTAGCCCAGGCCACGCGATTCCCACTCTCGGAGAAGGAAACCCCGTGCACCCAGCCCGCAGTGCCGGACGACTCAAACATCACCTCTCCGAATGGCATCTTGGAGCCCCATGGAGTTGGAGCCGGCTTCTCCTCCACTTCTTTAATATAGGCTGAGAAAATCCTGCAGacaaggttgtgtgtgtgagcagtaatTAAAAGTAATCATTTGCACAATGATGCATCAGACTCAGACTATAGTCCTGATGGCCACAGACCTACAGAGAGATGTATTTTCATTTGCtggtaatttattatttaattgaatCTGTTGTGTTACGTGAGGTAGAACTCAATGCTTGTGGCTTGACCCCAGTgattattatcatattataaCATTATCCACACACTGCTTTAATAATAACAGATGGTCCTTAATTTAATATAGGTGAATGACTAATCCCAACCTGCACTTGAAATCACACGATCCAGCAGCCAGCAAGACGTTGTTAGGGTGCCAGTCCAGGCACAGGATAGTAGAGCGAATGGGCTTCTTAATGTGTTTACAAACCCACCTGGAAAACCAAACGAATAGCACTTCAATACACAACTGCTGCAGCCAGAGGAAATAACTTCAGTATCGCATGGAGAGAAGGGTGTCCCGGGATTGAAAATCCTTAAGTTTCAATATCGAACATACTATtatactctatacactatacagccaatagtttgtggacacctgaccatttacacacattttaccACAGTTATAATAATCTCTACTCTTCTTTcctcttctgtgaaggttttccactagatgttggagcgtgactgtggggattagtgatcattcagctacaagagcattagtgagatcagacactgatcttgtaagagtgaggaggtctggggttcagtcggtgttccagttcatcccagtgagtgtgggtgagtcgGGTCTCAgttcagtgcaggacactccagttcttccactccaaccttctcacaccatgtcttcatggagctctgtgctttgtgtacaggggcattgtcatgggtttgtgttccagtgaagggaaaccgTAAAGCTACAGTATACagagacattctagacaattgcgtgtatagtgtgtgtgttggtgtaatTCCtactttgtggtaacagtttgaggaagaagATACGTATGGgtgtgatgctcaggtgtccacatCCTCTTAgatatacagtgtataaaaaAAGTCAAACATCTGAGTCTTTATATGACCGATGCTGAATCTTGAAATCTCTTGATTAACTCCtcagtgtgttctgtaactcacattacattacagtaaGCAATTTCCAAAATGGACAGTCCATCTGCACCTTAAGCAcacattaattaacattaacccTGTGGAGACCgtttaaatttattttgctCAGTAACCCGATCATCTCACCAGTCATTGTCCTGCTCAAAGTAGCAGACCGAGATGAGACGAGAGCCACTCCCCACAGCGAACTTGTTCTCCTTGGGTGACCATTTAACGCAGCGGGCGGCGCGATTGATCCTGAGGATGACCAGAGTGGGCTTCCACACATCACCCTTAATGGTCCACACGTAAGCGTTACGGTCAGTGCCACAGGTCACGATGCGGTTGCTCTCCGGAGCCCAGTCGATACCTGCCACACAGGAGAAGGCCAATATTTCAGCCAGTGATATCTAGCCCCAGCTTTTTAGGTGTATGGTGACAGAACCACTCACCAGTGACTTGGCCATTGTGCTCCTTCAGCACATGGATCTTGTTCCAGCTATTCCCCTCCTTTTTATAGATGTGGACATCATGGTTATTGGGGCACAGTGCAATTTCTAAATAAAAGGCAGAGATACAAGCTAATTATTAAAGAGTATAAACATTTACCCGCCAAAAAATGCTTACAGGTGCTATTTGTAAGGTCCAGTAGTTCTAAAAGTGCTGtatatgatatttatatttaaagggGAAGTTTGCAATGTCTAAAAGTGTTTCTAGGTGCTCTGTAAGAATGATCTTTTTTGAAGGTGAAGTTTGTAATCTCTAAACCTGTGGAAATTACCTAATGACACATATCTCTACTTAAAGAGGAAGTTTGAGATGTCTAACAGCGCCTCTACACCTTTAAGTATAACCTAATAATATGCATCCATACTTAAAGGGGAAGTTTGTAatgtttaaaagtttttttttttacccccacTACCCAATTCCTGCCCATGTTTACAAAGCTCCACCCCCAGGATTTACAGTGGCCTATAGAGTTTCTA is from Hemibagrus wyckioides isolate EC202008001 linkage group LG24, SWU_Hwy_1.0, whole genome shotgun sequence and encodes:
- the arpc1b gene encoding actin-related protein 2/3 complex subunit 1B; translation: MAYHSFLLEPISCHAWNKDRTQIALCPNNHDVHIYKKEGNSWNKIHVLKEHNGQVTGIDWAPESNRIVTCGTDRNAYVWTIKGDVWKPTLVILRINRAARCVKWSPKENKFAVGSGSRLISVCYFEQDNDWWVCKHIKKPIRSTILCLDWHPNNVLLAAGSCDFKCRIFSAYIKEVEEKPAPTPWGSKMPFGEVMFESSGTAGWVHGVSFSESGNRVAWASHDSTVAVAEGGKTAVIASLSSETLPLLCVTFITENSLVAAGHDCYPALFVYDAAKGAVTFGGKLDVPKQSAQKGMTARERFQNLDKKATSDTKEAVLESLHKNSISQISVLDGGKGQCSKFCTTGMDGGMTIWDVKTLSSAMKDLKIV
- the wipi2 gene encoding WD repeat domain phosphoinositide-interacting protein 2 translates to MNLASQSGEAGCSQLLFANFNQDNTSLAVGTKSGYKFFSLSSVDKLEQIYECTDTEDVCIVERLFSSSLVAIVSLKAPRKLKVCHFKKGTEICNYSYSNTILAVKLNRQRLIVCLEESLYIHNIRDMKVLHTIRETPPNPSGLCALSISNDNCYLAYPGSATIGEVQVFDTVNLRAANMIPAHDSPLAALAFDASGTKLATASEKGTVIRVFSIPEGQKLFEFRRGVKRCVSICSLAFSMEGLYLSASSNTETVHIFKLETQREKPQEEPTTWTGYFGKVLMASTTYLPAQVSEMFTQGRAFATVRLPFSGHKNICALAIIQKIPRLLVAAADGYLYLYNLDPQEGGECTLMKQHKLDGSAEPANEILEQTSHERPLVAQTYSTAIAKGYPEDQGAVGGAGVEDDVNALHLDEENEQPPLILETD